In [Phormidium] sp. ETS-05, the genomic window GCTTAAGCAACCTTCGGTTGAGGTTAACCCCCGGTTAACCTCAACCGTTTTCCACTGCTGATAATTAGCGATTTGACGATAAATATTTATTTAACTTGATAGCTGTATTTGCCATCAGAAGCAATCAGAAAAATATCGCTCTTCACCATCGATATCGATCGGATTGACTACAAAGCCAGAGAAAACACAGAGATGATGGTATCCGTTATCCCCCCTGTGCTGGAATTGGTGCCTCCTGATCATGTGCTACAGGGTCAGATTGTTTTGGGCTGGGGAGGTAACACAGCCGGTCCATTGGTCATAATGTAGAGCAGACTGATGTCCTAATACCAGAGAAATTTTGGGGAGTATGTGACCATTGCCCACCCGATCGTCACCTGAAAAAACCTTAACAAATCTTAAAATAAAGAGCGAGGAGAAAGATGAAAACCATTGAACGGGACAATAGTTGGCATGACCCTTCAGTAAAAGGATAGCGGAGCAAGTTATAGTGATGTTGAGAGTGCGATCGTCAATCTGATGAGCTAGCTTCCGTGAGTTACTGCATTAATCCCAAGTGCCCAGATCCCGATGACCAGGCCAATGAGAACAAACAGAAGTGCGTTCACTGTGGCTGTGAAATGCTGCTGCACAATCGATATCGGGTTGTCCGGTTGATGGGGGGTGGCGGCTTTGGCAAAACATACGAAGTCGTAGATGAGCGGGGGGCGCCCAAAGTCCTGAAAGTCTTGCTGCAAAACCAGGAAAAAGCAGTAGAGCTGTTTAAGCAAGAAGCCGATGTACTAAGTCGGCTGAATCATGGGGGGATTCCCAAAGTGGAGCCGGATGGATATTTCACCATCAACCCCCCCAATGCCACTGAACCCCTGTACTGTCTGGTAATGGAGAAAATCAATGGTCTGAACCTGCGGGAGTGGATGAAAAAGCGGGGTAATCGCCCCATCAGCCAAGAGCAGGCAGTGGATTGGCTCAAGCAAATGGCCGAAATCCTCTATCAAGTCCATGCCCAGAACTTTTTCCACCGAGATATCAAGCCCCTGAACATTATGATTAAGCCCAACGGGCAACTGGTGTTGATTGACTTTGGGGCGGCAAGGGAAGTGACAAACACTTATTTTGCCAAAATCGGACAGGGGCAAAACATCACTGGCATCGTTTCGCCGGGATACACGGCACCAGAACAAGCTAATGGCAAAGCCGTGCCCCAGTCGGATTTTTACTCTCTGGGGCGAACTTGGGTGTTTTTGCTCACGGGCAAATCCCCCACAGCCTTTTCCGAACATCCGCGCACGGGGAAACTGGTGTGGCGCAACAGTGCCCCCCAAATTTCTAAATCCTTTGCCGATGTGATTGATTATATGATGGCGCCGTTTCCGGGCAAACGGCCTCAGAATACCCAATCGATCATCCAATGTCTCACAGAAATCGATACGGCTCCCTCTGGAGATGGGGAAGATAGCCAACCCCCCAAAGGTTCTAATTCCCGGCTGCGGAGTCCGGGGGGTTCAACCGGCCAGTTGCGGCGCACGAATAGCTCTCTACCAGCGAGCAGTATTTCCAGTCGGCGATCGGCTTCAGGAAAGAAAGGCACGATCGTCAAACCCAAACCAGAGAACAGGAAAAAACCGTGGCGGTTAGTGCTGGCTCTGGTGGTGGGGTTCGGATGTTGGACGCAAATTTACGGTTATTGGCGCTACGGGTTCTTTCCCGCCAGTCCGATGGAATTGATTTCCAGCTTTCCCAGCAGCAGATTTTTGCTCAAAAGCATTAGAGGCGTGGGACAAGTGCAGGCTCTGGCAGTAGGGGCAATGGGGGCAAACCAGATTGTCGCCAGTGGCAGCTATGGCAGCATTAGAGTCTGGAATATCACATCTGGAGAAAGACTGCTGAGTATAGATGCCCATAAAGACTGGGTAAACTCCCTGGCGATCGCCCCCGATGGTAGCATTTTAGCCAGCGGCGGCGCCGACAAAATCATTAGATTATGGAATCTGGGCAACGGCACCCGTCGCGTCACCATCCCCGCCCATTCCGCCGCCGTTAGGGTGGTAGCAGTGGACCCTTACGGTCAAATTGTCGCCAGTGGCAGCGAAGACAAAACCATCAAGCTCTGGGACCTCTATTCCGGTAGCTGGTTGCTCACCATCCCAGCTCACGACGCCGCCGTGAATACCCTCGCCTTCAGTCCCGACGGCAGGACCATTGCCAGCGGCGGCGCCGACAAAATGGTAAAAATATGGGATGTGAGAACCGGCGCCCGCATGCGCACCCTCAGAGGTCATGCTAATGCTGTCCTCGCTGTCGCATTCAGTCCCGACGGCCAAACCCTCGCCACCGCCAGCGCCGATAACACAATTCGGGTTTGGGACCTGAAAGCAGGGCGGCAAAAATACGAACTCCGAGGCGATAGTAGCTGGGTGAGGTCCCTGGCGATTAGTCCTGACGGACAGGTACTGGCCAGCAGTGGTGGTTTAATTGAAATTTGGGATTTGCGCAATGGGGAACTAGAAACCACCTTGGTGGGACATTCCAAATACGTCGCGGCGATCGCCATCAGTCCCGACGGCAAACACATCGTCAGCGGCAGTCCCGACCAAACCATCAAGATTTGGCACCTGCCCACTGTTGGCGAAACCGAAAACGGCACCAAAAATAACTAATTAGTCAACCCCATTTCCCCATGACATCTAACCACCTACTCCTTCAGGATGGTGCCGAGATTTATTTCCTCTAACCACTTTTTATCCACCATCAACAATGAGACGAAAATTTACAAAACTGCCAAAAGACGAATGGCTAAACCAAGCATTAAG contains:
- a CDS encoding serine/threonine-protein kinase, translating into MLLHNRYRVVRLMGGGGFGKTYEVVDERGAPKVLKVLLQNQEKAVELFKQEADVLSRLNHGGIPKVEPDGYFTINPPNATEPLYCLVMEKINGLNLREWMKKRGNRPISQEQAVDWLKQMAEILYQVHAQNFFHRDIKPLNIMIKPNGQLVLIDFGAAREVTNTYFAKIGQGQNITGIVSPGYTAPEQANGKAVPQSDFYSLGRTWVFLLTGKSPTAFSEHPRTGKLVWRNSAPQISKSFADVIDYMMAPFPGKRPQNTQSIIQCLTEIDTAPSGDGEDSQPPKGSNSRLRSPGGSTGQLRRTNSSLPASSISSRRSASGKKGTIVKPKPENRKKPWRLVLALVVGFGCWTQIYGYWRYGFFPASPMELISSFPSSRFLLKSIRGVGQVQALAVGAMGANQIVASGSYGSIRVWNITSGERLLSIDAHKDWVNSLAIAPDGSILASGGADKIIRLWNLGNGTRRVTIPAHSAAVRVVAVDPYGQIVASGSEDKTIKLWDLYSGSWLLTIPAHDAAVNTLAFSPDGRTIASGGADKMVKIWDVRTGARMRTLRGHANAVLAVAFSPDGQTLATASADNTIRVWDLKAGRQKYELRGDSSWVRSLAISPDGQVLASSGGLIEIWDLRNGELETTLVGHSKYVAAIAISPDGKHIVSGSPDQTIKIWHLPTVGETENGTKNN